The following are encoded together in the Thermococcus sibiricus MM 739 genome:
- a CDS encoding DUF126 domain-containing protein, producing MRLKGRKIFGGKVRGTALVSRRPLSFLGGVDPNTGVIIDVESDIRGENVKDKILVFPRGKGSTVGSYIVYQLKKNGVAPKAIVVEEAETIVATGAIIAGIPMVDKIDTSKIRSGQIIEVDADKGEVNVEE from the coding sequence ATGAGACTCAAAGGAAGGAAAATCTTTGGAGGTAAGGTCAGGGGCACTGCGTTGGTTTCTAGGAGGCCGCTATCATTTTTGGGAGGTGTCGACCCTAACACGGGAGTAATCATAGATGTTGAGAGTGATATAAGAGGGGAGAACGTTAAAGACAAGATTCTTGTCTTCCCTCGGGGAAAGGGTTCAACTGTAGGTTCATACATTGTCTATCAGCTAAAGAAAAATGGCGTTGCCCCTAAGGCCATAGTGGTGGAGGAAGCTGAAACGATAGTTGCTACCGGCGCAATAATAGCTGGGATCCCTATGGTGGACAAGATAGACACAAGCAAAATAAGAAGCGGTCAAATTATTGAAGTCGATGCGGATAAAGGCGAAGTTAATGTAGAGGAATAG